Proteins from one Neodiprion fabricii isolate iyNeoFabr1 chromosome 5, iyNeoFabr1.1, whole genome shotgun sequence genomic window:
- the LOC124182916 gene encoding larval cuticle protein A2B-like — protein MVFKLVSALALVAVVSAGVIPSAPIAYHAPVAPVYAHAAPLAPVAPVAYAAPIAKAVVAKAVDADYDPNPQYNYSYDVQDAITGDNKQQQESRNGDAVQGSYSFIEADGTRRIVEYTADPVNGFNAVVHKEPANVAVKAVAHVAPVAPVAHVAPAALYHH, from the exons ATGGTCTTCAAG CTGGTTTCCGCACTTGCCCTCGTGGCCGTCGTCTCTGCTGGCGTAATCCCATCGGCTCCGATTGCCTATCACGCGCCTGTTGCCCCCGTCTACGCTCACGCCGCTCCCTTGGCACCAGTAGCCCCAGTTGCCTACGCAGCCCCGATCGCTAAGGCAGTTGTGGCCAAAGCCGTCGACGCCGACTACGACCCGAACCCCCAGTACAACTATTCCTACGACGTTCAGGACGCGATCACTGGTGACAACAAGCAGCAACAGGAGAGCCGCAACGGAGACGCCGTTCAGGGCAGCTATTCCTTCATAGAAGCCGACGGAACCCGTCGCATCGTCGAATACACCGCCGACCCCGTTAACGGCTTCAACGCCGTCGTCCACAAGGAACCCGCCAACGTCGCCGTCAAGGCCGTTGCTCACGTAGCTCCCGTCGCTCCCGTCGCTCACGTCGCCCCGGCTGCTCTCTACCACCACTGA
- the LOC124182921 gene encoding larval cuticle protein A2B-like: MAVECFLFIGMIAAAHGAFLHHPIPAGAVLTVAKPVDSHDPNPQYNYAYNVHNALTGDSKMQHEIRDGDVVRGSYSLVEPDGSLRVVDYTADPVNGFNAVVRKKPAIVKVAVTAPVTLARPLTVAPHRLLFAYPGSAYAHRTLGLIHH; this comes from the coding sequence TGTTTCTTGTTCATCGGGATGATCGCCGCCGCCCATGGAGCGTTCCTTCATCACCCAATTCCAGCTGGAGCTGTGCTCACCGTGGCGAAGCCAGTGGACTCGCATGACCCAAACCCGCAGTACAACTACGCTTACAACGTCCATAACGCCCTGACAGGTGACTCGAAAATGCAGCACGAGATCAGAGACGGTGACGTAGTTCGTGGCAGCTACTCTCTCGTGGAACCCGACGGATCGCTTCGAGTCGTCGACTACACTGCTGACCCCGTAAACGGGTTCAATGCCGTAGTTCGCAAGAAACCTGCCATAGTCAAGGTCGCAGTCACCGCTCCAGTCACCCTGGCGAGACCTTTGACAGTCGCTCCTCATCGCCTTCTGTTTGCCTACCCGGGTTCTGCTTATGCACATCGTACCCTGGGCTTGATCCATCATTAA